From one Paenibacillus sp. FSL K6-1330 genomic stretch:
- a CDS encoding GNAT family N-acetyltransferase, whose translation MNIEVRLCPKEQSFILHNIYPLYLHDIAEIWGVRPNQFGVFEKEDVPTLSEQSKQLDMWWEQPSVLFPYLISVDGIAAGLALVATTPYIPSPNIQYYLNDFFVLRTFRRQGVAQRAAELVFDQFQGAWELQTNPTERNMSTQIFWRKTLNTYTGGRYTEHEGVHPEKGDMLVFRFNNK comes from the coding sequence GTGAATATTGAGGTACGTTTATGCCCGAAGGAACAGTCATTTATTCTGCATAACATCTATCCACTGTACTTGCATGACATTGCTGAGATATGGGGGGTCCGTCCTAACCAGTTCGGTGTATTTGAAAAAGAGGATGTGCCGACCTTAAGCGAACAGAGCAAGCAGCTCGATATGTGGTGGGAGCAGCCATCGGTTCTTTTTCCTTATCTGATCTCTGTAGATGGTATCGCGGCAGGGTTGGCCCTGGTGGCGACCACCCCGTACATTCCATCGCCGAATATTCAGTACTACTTGAATGATTTTTTTGTGCTTCGGACTTTTCGAAGACAAGGTGTAGCCCAACGAGCGGCTGAGCTTGTGTTCGATCAGTTCCAAGGTGCATGGGAGCTGCAAACGAATCCGACCGAGCGCAATATGAGTACCCAGATTTTTTGGCGCAAGACGTTGAACACGTACACGGGCGGAAGATATACGGAGCATGAAGGCGTCCATCCGGAAAAAGGGGATATGCTGGTCTTCCGTTTTAATAACAAATAA
- the mphI gene encoding macrolide 2'-phosphotransferase MphI has protein sequence MTIAKPNDDYIQVIQEMLEIARKHGVNLNPEGIEMNESGMDFLVGFAEEAGTGERWILRKPRRSDVLERADNEARVLKLIPSYLPVDVPDWRIYTPELIAYPLLSGEPAASVSSEGYAWNMDHENPSDGFVRSLAEALVSLHGVDHDEARAAGLRVKSPQEVREETARNMEDIKNRLGVSDALWERWQKWLEEDSYWPTHSALIHGDLHPPHILINERVQVTGLLDWTESEVASPAKDFVLYYAIYGEHNLRVLLDRYEQAGGKVWPRMFDHIVEQHAAYPVLIAQFALLTGQEEYLTMARNALGLTEEASSN, from the coding sequence ATGACAATAGCAAAACCAAATGATGATTATATACAAGTGATACAAGAGATGCTGGAGATTGCCAGGAAACACGGGGTGAATTTGAATCCGGAGGGAATTGAAATGAATGAATCCGGCATGGATTTCCTTGTTGGATTCGCAGAGGAAGCAGGGACCGGAGAACGGTGGATTCTGCGCAAACCGAGACGATCGGATGTGCTGGAAAGGGCTGATAACGAAGCCCGGGTCCTGAAGCTGATCCCATCCTACCTTCCGGTTGATGTACCAGATTGGCGGATTTATACGCCGGAGCTCATCGCCTACCCGCTGCTTAGTGGGGAGCCGGCCGCTTCCGTCAGCTCCGAAGGCTATGCATGGAATATGGATCATGAGAATCCGAGTGACGGATTTGTCCGCTCATTAGCTGAGGCGCTGGTTTCCTTGCATGGCGTCGATCATGATGAGGCGAGAGCCGCAGGTCTGCGGGTGAAGAGTCCCCAAGAGGTTCGTGAAGAGACGGCGCGAAATATGGAAGACATCAAGAACCGTCTGGGCGTCTCCGATGCGCTGTGGGAAAGATGGCAGAAATGGCTGGAAGAGGATTCCTATTGGCCAACGCATTCTGCCCTCATCCATGGCGATCTTCATCCCCCGCATATCCTGATTAATGAGCGCGTGCAGGTTACCGGGCTCTTGGATTGGACGGAGTCGGAGGTAGCAAGTCCCGCCAAAGACTTCGTGTTATACTACGCCATTTATGGCGAGCATAATCTCCGCGTCCTGTTGGACCGGTATGAACAAGCCGGAGGAAAGGTGTGGCCGCGCATGTTTGATCATATTGTCGAGCAGCATGCCGCCTATCCCGTGCTGATTGCCCAGTTCGCTCTCCTGACGGGTCAGGAAGAGTATCTGACGATGGCGCGGAATGCCCTAGGATTGACGGAGGAAGCCTCCTCGAACTAG
- a CDS encoding DUF6509 family protein — protein MLTIKEYSVELVKDPFGILTGKRFEFVCDLDVPEDDELYSEHGVYLRVIYLDDEERSRIVKYDFYERTTDQYLDFDMEPEEEEELMTFCKEHLQEA, from the coding sequence ATGCTGACAATCAAAGAATACAGCGTTGAATTGGTGAAGGATCCCTTTGGAATCCTGACAGGCAAACGCTTTGAGTTTGTATGTGATTTGGACGTGCCGGAGGACGATGAGCTTTATTCGGAGCATGGCGTCTATTTGAGAGTGATTTACCTGGATGATGAGGAGCGTTCGCGCATTGTAAAGTACGACTTCTATGAGCGGACAACGGACCAGTACCTGGACTTCGATATGGAGCCCGAGGAAGAGGAAGAACTCATGACTTTTTGCAAAGAGCATTTGCAGGAAGCGTAA
- a CDS encoding DUF3052 domain-containing protein, whose amino-acid sequence MLETHPTVKKLQFKDLGQPVLMLNAPQAYHEVINSLQGEVHKEPEQVPYDFVQAFGTSNEELQRLAQIAASSVTDNGLLWLCYPKKSSKTYRNSDCSRESITGILADEGYEPVRQIAIDEDWSAMRYRKVELIKSMTRSFAATAKGKERTGQEDDK is encoded by the coding sequence ATGCTGGAGACACATCCAACCGTCAAAAAGCTGCAATTCAAAGACCTCGGCCAGCCGGTTCTGATGCTAAACGCGCCACAGGCTTATCATGAGGTCATCAATTCCCTGCAAGGGGAAGTCCATAAGGAGCCTGAGCAAGTACCTTACGATTTTGTGCAAGCTTTCGGGACAAGCAATGAGGAATTGCAGCGGTTAGCCCAGATCGCAGCTAGCTCCGTGACTGACAACGGCCTGCTGTGGCTGTGTTATCCCAAGAAATCATCCAAGACCTACAGGAACTCCGATTGCAGCCGGGAGAGCATTACGGGCATTCTTGCTGACGAAGGCTATGAGCCTGTTCGGCAAATCGCTATCGATGAGGATTGGTCGGCCATGCGCTACCGTAAAGTGGAGTTGATCAAGTCCATGACCAGATCGTTTGCAGCAACCGCGAAGGGGAAAGAACGGACGGGTCAAGAGGACGATAAATGA
- the rlmN gene encoding 23S rRNA (adenine(2503)-C(2))-methyltransferase RlmN: MNKPSIYGLTLDQLTAWLGERGHKKFRATQVWEWLYRKRVTAFSDMTDVHPECLQLLAEHYTILTLEEHTKQESLDGTVKFLFKLVDGNLIETVLMRHKFGLSVCVTTQVGCNIGCSFCASGLLKKSRDLSAAEIVEQVMQVQLHLDQKGKSERVSHLVVMGIGEPFDNYENMSDFIRVIKEHKGLAIGPRHITVSTSGLANKIIEFADSDLGVNLAISLHAPNDEIRTRIMKINKAIPIEKLMAAIDYYLEKTNRRITLEYILLKDVNDQPEHALELAELVGKRRNLANVNLIPYNPVDEHSQYQRSTKESITSFYDTLKKQGISCSVRLEHGTDIDAACGQLRSKQIKKAQ, encoded by the coding sequence ATGAACAAACCATCCATTTATGGATTAACATTAGATCAGTTGACAGCTTGGCTTGGCGAGCGTGGACATAAAAAGTTTCGGGCAACACAGGTATGGGAGTGGCTGTATCGGAAGCGGGTCACCGCTTTTTCCGATATGACGGATGTGCATCCGGAGTGCTTGCAACTGCTTGCGGAGCATTATACGATTCTGACCTTGGAGGAGCATACCAAGCAGGAATCTCTGGACGGAACGGTTAAGTTCCTGTTCAAGCTGGTGGACGGCAACCTGATTGAGACTGTATTGATGCGGCATAAATTCGGTTTATCGGTCTGTGTGACCACCCAGGTCGGCTGCAACATCGGCTGCAGCTTCTGCGCCAGCGGTCTGCTGAAGAAAAGCCGAGATTTATCCGCAGCGGAAATTGTGGAACAGGTCATGCAGGTTCAGCTTCACTTGGATCAAAAAGGCAAAAGCGAGCGGGTCAGCCATCTCGTAGTGATGGGGATCGGGGAGCCGTTTGATAATTATGAGAACATGTCGGATTTCATTCGCGTGATCAAGGAACATAAGGGGCTTGCCATCGGTCCCCGTCATATTACGGTATCGACCAGCGGACTGGCTAACAAAATCATCGAGTTCGCGGACAGCGATCTGGGCGTAAATCTGGCCATCTCCCTGCATGCGCCGAATGACGAGATCCGGACCCGCATTATGAAGATTAACAAGGCGATTCCGATCGAGAAGCTGATGGCAGCGATTGATTATTATCTGGAAAAAACGAATCGTCGCATCACGCTGGAGTACATTCTGTTGAAGGATGTAAACGATCAGCCTGAGCATGCGCTCGAGCTGGCAGAGCTTGTTGGCAAGCGACGCAATCTGGCGAATGTGAACCTCATTCCGTACAACCCGGTAGATGAGCACAGCCAGTATCAGCGCAGCACGAAAGAATCGATCACCTCTTTTTATGATACCTTAAAAAAACAAGGCATTAGCTGCAGCGTTCGCCTGGAGCATGGAACCGACATCGATGCGGCCTGCGGGCAGCTGCGAAGCAAGCAGATTAAGAAAGCGCAGTAA
- a CDS encoding metallophosphoesterase family protein: MKPTLRFGDDHTFKIVQFTDIHWKNGEPEDQMSRRCMETVLDLEQPDLVVFTGDLIYSGEADPGWKKCQDPVQAFKDVVKTVESRGIRWAFVFGNHDTEGDVTREELMNAALQHTYNCAEHGSPEVHGVGNYTIPLYDSHGKDTAAVLYFFDSGRESEHPAVPGYDWIRRDQIRWYEMASLAYSAKHQGNPLPALAFFHIPLPEYHEVWERKTCYGSKFERVCCPEVNTGLFAAMLERGDVMGTFAGHDHINDYWGELHGIRLCYGRATGYGTYGREGMLRGARVICLHEGQRQFDTWITLSDGSQIREQEKHEPGAPL, encoded by the coding sequence TTGAAGCCAACTCTTCGATTCGGAGACGATCATACCTTCAAGATTGTGCAGTTCACAGATATTCATTGGAAGAATGGGGAACCTGAGGATCAGATGAGCCGGCGCTGTATGGAAACGGTACTGGACCTGGAGCAGCCGGATCTGGTGGTATTTACGGGCGATCTCATTTATTCCGGAGAAGCCGATCCCGGCTGGAAAAAGTGCCAGGATCCGGTGCAGGCCTTCAAGGATGTTGTCAAGACGGTGGAGTCACGCGGAATCCGCTGGGCTTTCGTATTCGGGAATCATGATACGGAGGGGGATGTCACGCGTGAAGAACTTATGAATGCAGCTCTGCAGCACACCTACAACTGTGCAGAGCATGGCTCGCCAGAAGTTCACGGCGTTGGTAATTATACGATTCCGTTGTACGACAGTCATGGGAAAGACACGGCGGCCGTTCTGTATTTCTTCGATTCAGGGAGAGAGTCTGAACATCCTGCTGTTCCGGGGTACGATTGGATTCGGCGCGATCAGATCCGCTGGTATGAGATGGCGTCCTTGGCTTACAGCGCCAAGCATCAAGGAAATCCGCTGCCCGCATTGGCTTTTTTCCATATCCCTCTACCGGAGTATCATGAAGTCTGGGAGCGGAAAACGTGCTACGGGAGCAAGTTCGAGAGAGTGTGCTGTCCCGAAGTGAATACCGGTCTGTTCGCGGCCATGCTGGAGCGGGGCGATGTGATGGGCACGTTTGCCGGACATGATCATATCAATGATTACTGGGGGGAATTGCACGGCATCCGTCTCTGTTACGGCAGAGCTACCGGTTATGGTACATATGGCCGGGAAGGCATGCTCCGTGGTGCGAGGGTTATTTGCCTGCATGAAGGACAGCGGCAGTTCGACACTTGGATTACGCTGAGCGACGGCTCGCAAATACGGGAGCAGGAGAAGCATGAACCCGGGGCGCCCCTCTAA
- a CDS encoding DeoR/GlpR family DNA-binding transcription regulator: protein MSVTYEERRGKILNQLELEGKVKVHALAEQLEVSAETIRRDLDRLEKEGQLRKVYGGAVKSRSGHIEPSFTSRSQTCAEEKAAIGRLAASLIKEGETVLLDNGTTTIEVMRYLKDRSDVTVITHSLPVLNLAMEIFQGKIIYIGGDMDRTKQAATGPLTEMLLEQFKVNKAFISAGGISLTDGITDYDLDEAYISRKMLERSEEGIVLADHTKLGVTTFSKLAKLEDISMVITDPGCSQEWVDNLSARSIEVLIGHF, encoded by the coding sequence ATGTCTGTAACCTATGAGGAACGCAGGGGGAAGATCTTAAATCAATTGGAGCTTGAGGGCAAGGTGAAAGTCCACGCCCTTGCGGAGCAGCTGGAGGTATCCGCAGAAACGATCCGAAGGGATTTGGATCGGTTAGAGAAGGAAGGCCAGCTGCGCAAAGTTTACGGCGGCGCCGTCAAATCCCGTTCCGGGCATATTGAGCCTTCCTTCACGAGTCGTTCCCAAACATGCGCAGAGGAAAAGGCCGCGATTGGTAGACTCGCAGCTTCCCTAATTAAGGAAGGGGAGACCGTTCTGCTCGATAACGGAACAACCACGATTGAAGTCATGCGTTATCTTAAGGACCGGTCTGATGTCACGGTCATCACCCACTCGCTGCCAGTCCTGAATCTGGCGATGGAGATTTTCCAGGGAAAGATTATTTATATCGGCGGGGATATGGACCGGACTAAACAGGCGGCAACAGGTCCTCTGACCGAAATGCTGCTGGAACAGTTCAAGGTCAATAAAGCGTTTATCTCGGCCGGCGGCATCTCATTAACCGATGGCATTACCGATTATGATCTGGATGAAGCCTACATATCACGAAAAATGCTGGAGCGTTCCGAGGAAGGCATCGTCCTTGCCGATCATACGAAACTCGGGGTAACCACGTTCTCGAAGCTCGCCAAACTGGAGGACATCTCCATGGTTATCACGGATCCAGGCTGTTCACAGGAATGGGTGGATAACCTGTCCGCTCGCAGCATTGAAGTCCTTATCGGACATTTCTGA
- a CDS encoding DMT family transporter: MELLSLLLVLSSGLTHALWNLFTKRSIHKSVFLWCIHSVTLILLMPSFLMEMSGLKLEPHIYGLMLLSMTIQGFYITLLSKAYTHGDMSQVYPFMRGLGAMLTSLCSLVLFHEHLSAAGYMGLSIIIFSLFALSGLRFKGPSSLNPKALSYACLVGLCISGYTLTDKAVLDAGVSPIALIQLSNISYFIALIVPVMLSRGLKQEWSVNWRTILLGSILAPGSYLLFLFAMRLTPLAHIAPVREMSTVFGTILGIIVLREQQGWRRIITSVLITLGIVTIALWG; this comes from the coding sequence ATGGAACTGCTATCACTGCTGCTGGTGCTGTCTTCCGGTTTAACCCATGCCCTTTGGAATCTGTTCACGAAGCGAAGCATTCATAAATCGGTGTTTCTGTGGTGCATCCATTCTGTCACCTTAATCCTCCTGATGCCTTCTTTTCTCATGGAGATGTCAGGGCTGAAGCTGGAACCGCACATTTACGGACTTATGCTTCTGTCCATGACCATTCAAGGCTTCTATATCACGCTGCTCTCCAAAGCCTATACTCATGGCGATATGTCCCAGGTATACCCGTTTATGCGAGGGCTTGGCGCTATGCTGACTTCGCTGTGCAGCCTCGTGTTGTTCCATGAGCATCTAAGCGCAGCGGGTTATATGGGCCTGAGTATCATCATCTTTTCGCTGTTTGCTTTATCGGGTTTGAGATTCAAAGGCCCTTCCAGCCTGAACCCCAAAGCCTTAAGCTATGCTTGCCTGGTCGGGCTTTGCATTTCAGGGTATACCCTGACCGACAAGGCCGTTCTGGATGCGGGGGTCTCCCCTATCGCGCTAATCCAGTTATCCAATATCAGTTATTTCATCGCTCTGATCGTTCCCGTGATGCTGTCAAGAGGGCTAAAACAGGAATGGTCGGTGAACTGGCGCACGATCCTGCTGGGCTCCATCCTGGCACCGGGATCTTACCTGCTGTTCCTGTTCGCCATGCGGCTCACCCCGCTTGCACACATCGCGCCGGTCCGTGAAATGAGCACGGTATTTGGCACCATACTCGGCATCATCGTTCTGCGTGAGCAGCAAGGCTGGCGGCGAATCATTACGTCCGTGCTCATCACGCTAGGTATCGTGACCATTGCCTTATGGGGGTAG
- a CDS encoding alkaline phosphatase family protein, whose translation MAKRVVILGIDGAGRFVQEADAPHLHALLQAGAYSYDAQTVFPSISAECWGSLLYGVGPDQHGLDNDRAIHQQIPESFPYASLFKLARQQWPDAPLSAFSCWEPINTGIIENTINVHMESKPDPELTEAIVDYIHQKPNFKLMFIQLDHPDGAGHKYGFGTDKQLEQIAVTDKYVDMIVKALDDQQLLEDTWIITVTDHGGGGAHPNDHGSDHPMDMTITWGITGPGIKPGLLDAPISIMDTAAVIGHVLGLHAPDCWEGKVPEGIF comes from the coding sequence ATGGCTAAACGTGTCGTTATTCTTGGAATTGATGGAGCAGGCAGGTTCGTTCAAGAAGCGGACGCACCGCATCTTCACGCCCTGCTGCAAGCAGGAGCATACTCGTACGATGCTCAGACCGTATTTCCCAGCATCAGTGCTGAGTGTTGGGGCTCGCTGTTATATGGCGTAGGACCGGACCAACATGGTCTTGATAATGACCGGGCAATTCACCAGCAAATTCCGGAGAGTTTCCCCTATGCTTCACTATTCAAGCTGGCCCGCCAGCAATGGCCGGATGCTCCTCTGTCTGCATTCAGCTGCTGGGAACCGATCAATACAGGAATCATTGAGAATACGATCAACGTTCATATGGAATCCAAACCGGACCCCGAGCTGACGGAAGCCATCGTCGATTATATTCATCAGAAGCCCAATTTCAAACTGATGTTCATTCAGTTGGATCACCCCGACGGTGCGGGCCACAAGTACGGATTCGGTACCGATAAGCAGCTGGAGCAGATTGCCGTTACGGATAAGTACGTAGACATGATTGTCAAGGCACTGGATGATCAGCAGCTGCTGGAAGACACCTGGATCATCACGGTCACGGATCACGGCGGCGGAGGCGCTCATCCTAATGACCACGGCAGTGATCACCCGATGGATATGACCATCACCTGGGGGATTACAGGTCCGGGCATTAAACCCGGCCTTCTCGATGCACCGATCAGCATCATGGACACGGCCGCCGTCATCGGTCATGTGCTGGGGCTGCACGCACCGGATTGCTGGGAAGGAAAGGTACCTGAAGGAATATTCTAA
- a CDS encoding cysteine hydrolase family protein → MKKSALLVIDVQNEMFQVNDPVFEGDRLLHNLKQLIAIARSGGIPVFYIQHNDESLKAGSEAWKVNPEIAPAMSDTIIQKTRPDSFYNTTLEEELKRKGVQHVILAGMQSELCVDTTCRRAFSLGYDVTLVSDAHSTWNNSVLTAQQIIDHVNATLKWFADLKTTEEIVLTTEAGV, encoded by the coding sequence TTGAAGAAGAGTGCGCTATTGGTCATTGATGTGCAGAATGAGATGTTTCAAGTGAATGATCCGGTGTTTGAAGGAGATCGATTGCTCCACAATCTCAAGCAGCTGATCGCAATAGCTAGAAGCGGCGGCATTCCTGTCTTTTACATACAACATAATGACGAAAGTTTGAAGGCAGGGTCGGAGGCGTGGAAGGTTAACCCTGAGATTGCGCCTGCGATGTCGGATACGATCATTCAGAAGACCAGACCGGATTCATTCTATAACACAACGCTTGAGGAAGAACTGAAACGAAAGGGTGTCCAACATGTCATTCTTGCGGGTATGCAGAGTGAGTTATGTGTAGATACCACATGCAGGAGAGCATTCAGTTTGGGCTATGATGTCACGCTGGTATCAGATGCTCACAGCACCTGGAACAATTCGGTGTTAACCGCGCAGCAGATCATAGATCATGTGAACGCTACCCTGAAATGGTTTGCGGACCTAAAAACAACAGAAGAGATCGTCTTAACGACAGAAGCCGGCGTGTAA
- a CDS encoding L-lactate dehydrogenase, which yields MKNKISRVVLVGTGAVGCSYAYALINQGVVEELTLIDINEKRAEGEAMDLQHGMAFASTTTRVTSGTYAACEKADLVVITAGAPQKDKNETRLELVGKNAKIIRSITRDIMASGFNGIILVASNPVDIMTYVAWKESGLSKERVIGSGTTLDSARFRFMLGEYLGVDPRNVHAAIIGEHGDSEVPVWSQAAIGIEGLEKVLARRNNSGDKAALLSIFENTRDAAYHIIDRKGATYYGIGMCLVRITKAIFADENSILPVSCLMEGQYGQSDLYLSTPAVVNRTGIKEVIEIDLNETERQMLEKSAAVMRETIHGLNK from the coding sequence ATGAAGAACAAAATTAGCCGAGTGGTATTAGTGGGTACAGGAGCGGTAGGTTGTAGTTATGCCTACGCCTTGATCAATCAAGGTGTTGTTGAAGAGTTAACACTAATTGACATTAATGAAAAGCGAGCAGAAGGTGAAGCAATGGATTTACAACACGGTATGGCATTTGCTTCAACCACTACTCGTGTAACTTCTGGTACGTATGCCGCCTGCGAGAAAGCCGATCTCGTGGTTATTACCGCAGGTGCTCCCCAAAAGGACAAAAATGAAACACGTCTTGAGTTGGTTGGTAAGAATGCGAAGATTATTCGAAGTATTACCAGAGATATTATGGCGAGCGGATTTAATGGTATCATCTTAGTTGCAAGTAACCCTGTTGATATTATGACTTATGTTGCTTGGAAAGAGAGTGGTTTATCAAAAGAGCGTGTAATCGGATCAGGAACGACTTTGGATAGTGCTCGCTTTCGTTTCATGTTGGGTGAATATCTTGGAGTCGATCCACGTAATGTTCATGCTGCAATTATTGGGGAGCATGGAGATAGCGAAGTTCCGGTTTGGTCTCAAGCAGCTATTGGGATTGAAGGTTTAGAGAAAGTATTGGCTAGACGTAACAACTCAGGAGATAAAGCTGCATTACTGAGTATTTTCGAAAATACACGAGATGCCGCGTACCACATCATTGATCGAAAAGGTGCTACCTATTATGGCATTGGTATGTGTTTGGTACGGATCACTAAAGCAATATTCGCAGATGAAAATAGTATTCTTCCGGTGTCATGTTTGATGGAAGGACAATATGGGCAAAGCGATTTGTATTTAAGTACACCTGCTGTAGTAAATCGTACTGGAATTAAGGAAGTTATTGAAATTGATTTGAATGAAACCGAAAGACAGATGCTTGAAAAATCAGCAGCTGTTATGAGAGAAACTATCCATGGACTTAATAAATGA